A genomic window from Salvia splendens isolate huo1 chromosome 11, SspV2, whole genome shotgun sequence includes:
- the LOC121754776 gene encoding bark agglutinin I polypeptide B-like, with the protein MAPQTTQFSYDFYKPDKPTDLIYQVDAHYPSETPVLRLSKTNDLDVPQQWSTGRVLYSKTVPFGHAADFTTTIQFIIRPNNTAPQADGLAFFIVPAGHNFPSQIGGNLGLFEPSASKTSHVFAIAFDTYSDNPNYVNLGIDIESRKPSAKAQVPISFVGKELTLKVSYVASTKAISASVTDGSQTFPVTFTYDLSQILPSSVQVGLASSTGVYVAVHDVNTWDFTSTIP; encoded by the coding sequence ATGGCACCCCAAACCACCCAGTTCAGCTACGACTTCTACAAGCCCGACAAACCGACCGACCTAATCTACCAAGTCGACGCCCACTACCCGAGCGAGACCCCCGTCCTCCGCCTCTCCAAAACCAACGACCTGGACGTCCCTCAGCAGTGGAGCACCGGGCGAGTCCTCTACTCCAAAACCGTCCCTTTCGGGCACGCAGCCGACTTCACCACCACCATCCAATTCATCATCAGGCCCAATAACACTGCCCCACAGGCTGACGGCCTCGCCTTCTTCATAGTCCCCGCTGGCCACAACTTCCCCTCCCAAATTGGCGGCAACCTCGGCCTCTTTGAACCTTCCGCCTCCAAAACATCGCACGTGTTCGCCATTGCCTTCGACACCTACTCTGACAACCCGAACTATGTTAACCTTGGAATCGACATCGAGTCCAGGAAACCCTCGGCTAAGGCGCAGGTCCCCATCAGCTTTGTTGGGAAGGAGCTCACTCTTAAAGTCTCCTACGTCGCCTCCACCAAAGCAATCAGCGCCTCTGTCACTGACGGATCGCAGACTTTCCCGGTCACTTTCACCTACGACTTGAGCCAGATTCTCCCCTCCAGCGTTCAAGTCGGGCTCGCCTCCTCCACCGGTGTTTACGTCGCAGTTCACGACGTCAACACCTGGGATTTCACTTCTACCATCCCGTGA